In a single window of the Neospora caninum Liverpool complete genome, chromosome VIIa genome:
- a CDS encoding putative AGC kinase — protein MQRRRTFFRFPSLSSKASAEASDAPGGQPEVAAKPENTPEQSAPVDGSPSARRVSENASSLPILVPPASLEPSGPPVPPNGVHPAGEAAEAVRCTDTSDDSASTRHEKPSDPSLPSPSPHCCLAPPPCPSPPSPLTCLTPVSGVSSVACGSPQDASSRPGEDLEDARGRSGIPHVLDPIEEGKAVVLDDASLSGTSQTPVFPGPPSEHRDAGTAEHDAKVLGNYQVLGEIAMKKKSSLWLCKRRDDAQPRGDAAAREPAPSELFAIKEIQKASVLTQKQTEHLWNERQLLEEIAFFPEVQCSVHRLVETFKSDAALFFVFEAVLGGPLHRHIRFEGGFGVDRVRWYSAELVLILEALHKRGILYRDLQASNVMLSDDGRIKLVDFGLAKNIERDIPPCGTPSPSSPSSSSPFPSSSPSSSPFPSSSPSSSPFPSSSPSSSPFPSSSPSSSPFPSSSSPSSPAHGSQLARTFSYCGTLHAMAPEVIAEGNRATACAQAAGASPRKDKKRHAFGLFGEAATTGSASHGARREKEGFLFKSASSFAPIAGKSKLFPRLAEPRSRSRSSEPKPRGNEASNAPAREDANPARTGGYSFPADWWSLGVVIFEMLYNTVPFGYHDYENERSRPICELVKSSPSTVAFPRDRRVPDEAKDLILRLLQADPEKRLGRHGAGEVKRHAFFRTIDWDVLDSIRQAPTVPPSLRHCIPEVERGLGLRPFVEGKKEKQKAEGDPFADF, from the exons ATGCAGCGCCGCAGGACGTTTTTCcggttcccttctctctcttcgaagGCGTCGGCGGAGGCGTCCGACGCGCCGGGTGGGCAACCTGAGGTCGCGGCGAAACCTGAGAATACACCCGAGCAATCCGCTCCGGTCGACGGGTCGCCTTCTGCCCGCCGAGTGTCCGAAAACGCGTCGAGTCTCCCCATTCTCGTCCCACCGGCGAGCCTCGAACCTTCGGGCCCTCCGGTCCCCCCCAACGGTGTACATCCAGCTGGCGAGGCCGCAGAAGCCGTTCGATGCACGGACACCAGCGATGACTCCGCCTCCACGCGTCACGAGAAACCTTCAGATCCGTCTCTaccctcgccctcgccgcactgctgtctcgcgccgcctccgtgtccttctccgccctcgcctctgACGTGTCTGACGCCCGTCTCCGGCGTTTCTTCCGTCGCGTGCGGCTCGCCTCAAGACGCGAGTTCCCGGCCTGGCGAAGACCTCGAGGACgcgcggggaagaagcggcatTCCTCACGTCTTGGATCCAATTGAAGAGGGGAAAGCCGTGGTTCTCGAcgacgcgtcgctctccgGAACGTCGCAGACGCCCGTCTTTCCAGGTCCGCCCAGTGAGCACCGCGACGCCGGAACAGCCGAGCACGACGCCAAGGTGTTGGGGAACTACCAAGTTCTCGGCGAGATCGCGATGAAGAAAAAATCTTCCCTGTGGCTCTGCAAGCGCCGCGACGACGCGCAGCctcgcggagacgcagcggcgcgagagccgGCGCCTTCCGAGCTGTTTGCGATCAAAGAGATCCAGAAGGCTTCCGTGTtgacacagaaacagactGAGCATCTGTGGAAcgagaggcagctgctggaggagatcgcgtttttccccgAAGTCCAGTGCAGCGTCCACCGCCTCGTAGAGACCTTCAAATCCGacgccgcgctcttcttcgtcttcgagGCTGTCCTCGGCGGACCCTTGCATCGCCACATCCGATTCGAAGGCGGCTTCGGTGTCGACCGAGTCCGGTGGTACTCGGCCGAGCTCGTCCTGATCCTCGAGGCGCTCCACAAACGCGGCATTCTCTACCGAGATCTCCAGGCGTCGAACGTCATGCTGTCAGACGATGGCCGAATCAAACTCGTCGACTTTGGCCTCGCGAAAAACATCGAACGCGACATCCCACCCTGCGGCACaccctcgccttcctcgccctcttcctcttctccttttccttcttcttcgccctcctcttcgccttttccttcttcttcgccctcctcttctccttttccttcttcttcgccctcctcttctccttttccttcttcttcgccctcctcttctccttttccttcttcgtcttctccttcgtctcccgcgcaCGGTAGCCAGCTCGCGCGGACGTTTTCGTACTGCGGGACGCTGCATGCTATGGCCCCGGAGGTGATTGCTGAGGGCAACCGCGCGACGGCGTGCGCGCAGGCTGCGGGTGCCTCGCCGAGAAAGGATAAGAAGCGACACGCGTTTGGGCTGTTTGGAGAGGCCGCAACGACGGGAAGCGCCTCGCACGGCGCGCGTCGCGAGAAGGAGGGTTTCCTCTTCAAatcggcgtcttccttcgcgccGATCGCAGGAAAAAGCAAACTTTTCCCGCGACTCGCGGAGCCGAGGTCGCGGTCGCGGAGCTCCGAGCCTAAACCGCGCGGCAACGAGGCTTCCAACGCCCCCGCCCGCGAAGACGCAAACCCCGCACGCACCGGCGGCTACTCCTTCCCTGCAGACTGGTGGTCTCTGGGAGTCGTCATCTTCGAAATGCTCTACAA CACCGTTCCTTTCGGCTACCACGACTACGAGAACGAGCG aTCTCGGCCTATATGCGAGCTTGTGAAGAGTAGCCCCTCGACAGTCGCCTTCCCGCGGGACCGTCGGGTGCCCGATGAGGCGAAGGACTTgattcttcgtcttctccag GCGGATCCCGAGAAGCGGCTCGGCCGCCATGGCGCAGGGGAGGTGAAGAGACACGCCTTCTTTCGGACGATCGACTGGGACGTGCTGGACAGCATTCGCCAGGCGCCGACTGTCCCCCCGTCCCTCCGCCACTGCATCCCCGAAGTCGAACGCGGCTTGGGATTGAGGCCGTTCgtcgaaggaaagaaggaaaaacag AAAGCTGAAGGTGATCCTTTTGCGGATTTCTGA